The sequence CTCCGGGCCCGCGAGCTTCTGGAGCCCGGGGGGATGCTGGTATTGCGCACCCCCATCTGCAACGCCCTCTTGCCCGGGTTGTATCGAATGTTGTATCATATTACTAATTCAAGAGTTACTGCTCCTCTGGATAAACTCTTTGAGTTCCACCTGTGGCACTTTGACTCGCGAGCCATTGATGGAGTGCTGGAGAATTCGGGGTTTGCGATTCGCCGCTTTTACCGCGAACCTTGGGTGAATGGGAGGACCTTGCATCTCAAGTCCTGGGCGCGTTCTTTGCCGTTGCGTTTAGGCGTTTATGGGGCTCTATTCCTGTCTCAAGTGTGCAGGCAACATGACGAGGGTGTCTGGATTGCGACGCGTTAAGGTTTTTGTTCAGACCTGGATGAGTGTGGGGCTTCTGGCTTTGTTGTTGGAGTACGGGCTGAGTGTTTGGTCGAACTCCAGCTTCCGGTTGCAATTGAGGGCCCTGACCTGGCCGGATCTTCTGATCCAGTTAGGGGTCTTGAGTCTCTGGTATGGGTTGGCCTCTGCCCTGGGAGGCGCCTTGCTTGCCCTGCTTTTCGTCCGGCCCACAGGCGGGGAAACTGCAGACAATGCCTCCAAAACCGCTGCTTTCAGTGCGCTTCTGCTGATCCCCGGCGTGTATTTGGGGTGGCTGATCCGGTACCTTTTGCTGAGTAACGGGATGTTTTCTCTTTGGCTGTGGTTCTTGTGCTGGATTCTGGGACTGATCGCTTTATGGTTTGGGCTTCGGATGCTGCGAGTGAAGCGTTTTTGCCTCCCGGCTTGGGTTGTTCTCGGGATACTTTTGCTGATGGCAGGGGTTAAGACCGTGCCTTTGGGTACTGCAGCCGGCGCAGGCCAGGGACCGAACGTACTCCTGGTGACATGGGACACGGTGCGGGCCTCGGATCTGGAGAGTTCCGGCGGACAGGCCCTGACCCCTCAGCTCAGCGCGCTTGCGGCGCGCGGTGTAAGTTTTTCCCAGGCGCATTGCCAGGTGCCTCTGACTGTTCCTTCTCACGCGAGCCTGCTTACGGGCTTGTACCCGCATACAAACGGCAGTGTTTCGAATTTTCATCCTTTGCCGTCCCCGCAGAGGACTTTGGCTGAAATTCTCAAGGACCAGGGCTATGCCACCGCTGCGGTGCTCAGCGGGTACACGCTCAAGGATCGTTTGGCCAATCTTTCCCAGGGCTTTGATTTGTACAACGATCGCTTCGGCTTTCTGGACGGCTTCAAGCTTTTAAGGGCGAGTATGCGTTTGGATTGGCAGGGTTACTCTTATTCCGAGCGTTTGGCTCCGCAGACAACAGAACTCGCGCGCGCTTGGCTGGAGGATCACGGTCGCGACGGGGGTGGCCCCTTCTTTCTTTGGGTGCATTATTTTGACGCGCATACTCCCTACCATCCGCCGGGGACGAAACAGATCCGGCAAGAGACCGGGCTCACAGACCGCGTGCAGCTGGAGCTGGCCGGACAGCCCTTGGAAGCGGTTGGAGAGAGCCGGGCCCGAATTATGAAACAGTTCTATTTGGGTGAGTTGGCATTGATGGATGCCGAACTGGGACGGCTCTTGCAGGCTTTGGACGAAAATGCTTCCGCCAAGAATACCGTGATTGCGGTGGTGGCGGATCACGGCGAGGGCTTTGCCCACGATTACTATTTTGATCACGGCGACCGTGTTTACGAGGAACAGGTTCACGTGCCTCTGGTGTTTTGCTATGCGCCGCATTTTGCGGGGGGCGAGGTACGCAGTGCCGGAGCCGGGCTTGTTGATGTGGCCCCGACTATCCTGGACCTGCTTGGGCTGCAGTCCGAGGCCGGCCGGATGCAGGGGAGAAGCCTGCTGCGTTCCGGAGCTGGTCCGCTTGCAGACCGGGCGATTTTTGGAGATTGTCCGGAGCGTGCGGGGTTTCATACGCTAGGACCTCTGGAATACGTTAAGTTGGGCCCTTGGAAATTGATTCAAAATCGCATGGGGGGGGCGGTACGGCTCTTTAACCTGGATGAAGATCCTGAAGAACTCGTGGACCAGGCGTCCCAACATCCGGAGATGGTGGAAGAGCTCTCCAAGCAGCTAAGACTCTGGCGTCTGCATGCGCTCCCGGCCGAGTCCCTGGCAACAGGGTCTTTGAGTTCACAGGATCAGGAACACTTGAGGAGTCTGGGCTATTTGCACTGATGTTGCGGTGATTGTCCCGGTTTTGAATGCCCAACAGAGCATCGGCTTGTTGCTTGATGCGTTGGAGAAACAAGAGACCCGGCCTCGAGAGCTGGTCATTGTGGACAACGGTTGCACGGACAGCACGATTGAAATTGTGAAGTCCTTTGCGGAGCGTTCTTCCTTTGCTGTGCGGGTATTAGAAGAAGAAACGCCGGGTCCCTCAGCGGCGCGCAACCGGGGGCTGGCAGAGACAATAGCGGAAATCTTGGTTTTTGTGGATGCAGATTGCATCCCCAGCCCCAAATGGCTCACTCGTATTTTGGAGCACATGGACTCGGGAGAGACAGTCGTTTGCGGTCCGTATCAGGATAGTGCTCCGCAGGGATGGATCGGCCGCTATATCGCCTCTTACCAGACTGCGGAAAGAAGAGAGGCGCGCAAGGTGACTGCAGCGGATTACCGTAACCCGCTCTTTCTCGGCGGGAACATGGCTTGGCACAGGGAGCTTCTGCTGCAGATGGGCGGCTTCCCCGTGGAGCTGCGCTGGGGCGAAGACCTGGAAATGGGCCGGCGCCTGTTGGAGAAGGGTACGGGATTTCTTTATGATCCCGAGCTCTCCATGGAGCATCGCAATCATGACACCCTGCGGATACGCTTTGCCAAGGCCTGGAGTTTTGGCCGGTATGAGGCGCGTATTGTCTCCATGCAGGAAGGGCCCAAGGTCGACATCCGGTTCCTGTCGCCCCTAAAGCTTCTGCTGCTTTCCGGGGTGTGCTTAGGCCTCATGCCGCCTTTGGGTTGGGCCGGCTTGGTTTTGCTCTTGGGTTGGGCGCTGTTCCGGATGAGCACCTATTATGAACGGGCTGAACTCCGGATCGGGCCCAAGGAAATTTTGTATGCACCCCTTCTTTTGATTGCCGAGCGTTGCGTCATGGAGTTGGGACGCCTCAAGGGGAGCATTGAACACAAGGTCTTATGTTTTTAGCCCGGAGGAGTGAAAGAAGAGGATGATGACTAGAAACGGTGTATTTGCGGATCGTGCGTTGAACTTTGCCTTTTGGTCCTCTCTGGTCCTGTCCGGGATCGCGGTGGGAGCGGCCATTGCCTGGTGTCCACCCTTGGTTCCTTTGGCTCTTGTGGGCAGTTTAGCCGTCTTTGTGACTGCGTTTATGTTGCCTGAAGCCCTCATCATCTTGTTGTTGGCGCCCACTCCTTTTTATATCCTTTGGCAGGCAGGGGGCTTG comes from Candidatus Omnitrophota bacterium and encodes:
- a CDS encoding glycosyltransferase family 2 protein, which translates into the protein MIVPVLNAQQSIGLLLDALEKQETRPRELVIVDNGCTDSTIEIVKSFAERSSFAVRVLEEETPGPSAARNRGLAETIAEILVFVDADCIPSPKWLTRILEHMDSGETVVCGPYQDSAPQGWIGRYIASYQTAERREARKVTAADYRNPLFLGGNMAWHRELLLQMGGFPVELRWGEDLEMGRRLLEKGTGFLYDPELSMEHRNHDTLRIRFAKAWSFGRYEARIVSMQEGPKVDIRFLSPLKLLLLSGVCLGLMPPLGWAGLVLLLGWALFRMSTYYERAELRIGPKEILYAPLLLIAERCVMELGRLKGSIEHKVLCF
- a CDS encoding sulfatase-like hydrolase/transferase, producing MSGLRRVKVFVQTWMSVGLLALLLEYGLSVWSNSSFRLQLRALTWPDLLIQLGVLSLWYGLASALGGALLALLFVRPTGGETADNASKTAAFSALLLIPGVYLGWLIRYLLLSNGMFSLWLWFLCWILGLIALWFGLRMLRVKRFCLPAWVVLGILLLMAGVKTVPLGTAAGAGQGPNVLLVTWDTVRASDLESSGGQALTPQLSALAARGVSFSQAHCQVPLTVPSHASLLTGLYPHTNGSVSNFHPLPSPQRTLAEILKDQGYATAAVLSGYTLKDRLANLSQGFDLYNDRFGFLDGFKLLRASMRLDWQGYSYSERLAPQTTELARAWLEDHGRDGGGPFFLWVHYFDAHTPYHPPGTKQIRQETGLTDRVQLELAGQPLEAVGESRARIMKQFYLGELALMDAELGRLLQALDENASAKNTVIAVVADHGEGFAHDYYFDHGDRVYEEQVHVPLVFCYAPHFAGGEVRSAGAGLVDVAPTILDLLGLQSEAGRMQGRSLLRSGAGPLADRAIFGDCPERAGFHTLGPLEYVKLGPWKLIQNRMGGAVRLFNLDEDPEELVDQASQHPEMVEELSKQLRLWRLHALPAESLATGSLSSQDQEHLRSLGYLH